The Vidua chalybeata isolate OUT-0048 chromosome 17, bVidCha1 merged haplotype, whole genome shotgun sequence genome has a segment encoding these proteins:
- the SPATA2 gene encoding spermatogenesis-associated protein 2, which yields MDTKYKDDLFRKYVQFHECKLNASDSKQRPINDEYLRVAAAALLCLPKIDPFYRFRLIKFYEMAENSLRSVKSSSLHCLHNAFNMLETVGINLFLYPWKKEFKNIKTYTGPFVYYVKSALAEDDVRQILNYMGYVQELGTTFKLKEQVDAIQVKMISFELFLAKVECEQLLEIHLQVKDKGYSEVDVINERKNSSEDVRGCSEAMRRRLECKEALNTSMARMVLQKSASERASKDYYKPKVSKPSKSVDAYDSYWESKKPPLMSSLSLRKEPILVDAEDDIKDEIIRPSPSLLTMSSSPHGCSDEYLPASSHHNGMLRTNVPYSSYFSAQEDLDLYTDPDSRSVLNFKRQDAIKPDVWLLKSDANPVYHKRTHLAKETSSSKCQNCGIPCGASVCQKCDNLFGSRQEYPAVKQSSYSIKALPGDGLSPASALREKSQYTSQTQSQDRAAQFGSKPKPSGTSRCGFCNRSGAANTCTFCSKVSCDTCLNAYYYDPCCRKSDLHRFLPNNQLNYKSSQLSHVVYR from the exons ATGGATACAAAATACAAAGACGATTTATTTAGGAAGTATGTACAGTTCCACGAATGCAAACTGAACGCCTCTGACAGCAAGCAGCGTCCTATTAACGATGAGTACTTGcgagtggcagcagcagccttaCTTTGCCTTCCCAAAATTGATCCCTTTTATAGATTCCGGTTGATAAAATTTTACGAGATGGCTGAAAACTCCCTGAGATCTGTGAAATCCTCAAGTTTACATTGTCTCCATAATGCATTCAACATGCTTGAGACAGTTGGAATTAATCTCTTCCTGTACCCCTGGAAAAAGGAGTTCAAAAACATTAAG ACCTACACTGGACCCTTTGTTTATTATGTGAAGTCTGCTCTAGCGGAGGATGACGTGAGGCAGATTCTGAACTACATGGGCTACGTCCAGGAACTGGGAACAACGTTCAAGCTCAAAGAGCAGGTCGACGCCATTCAAGTGAAAATGATTTCATTTGAGCTCTTCCTGGCCAAAGTGGAATGCGAGCAGCTTCTGGAGATCCACCTGCAGGTGAAGGATAAGGGTTACTCCGAGGTGGATGTCATCAACGAGCGCAAGAACAGCAGCGAGGACGTGCGGGGCTGCTCGGAGGCCATGAGGCGGCGCCTGGAGTGCAAGGAGGCGCTGAACACGTCCATGGCGCGCATGGTGCTCCAGAAATCGGCCAGCGAGCGCGCCTCCAAGGACTACTACAAGCCAAAGGTCAGCAAGCCTTCCAAGTCAGTGGATGCGTATGACAGCTACTGGGAGAGTAAGAAACCACCGCTGATGAGCTCGCTGAGCCTCAGGAAGGAGCCGATTTTGGTCGATGCAGAAGATGACATTAAAGATGAAATTATCCGTCCGTCGCCCTCTCTGCTGACCATGTCCAGCTCCCCACACGGGTGTTCAGATGAATACTTGCCAGCTTCCTCTCATCACAATGGCATGCTAAGAACAAATGTCCCTTACAGCTCCTATTTTTCTGCTCAAGAGGACTTAGATTTATATACTGACCCTGATTCTAGAAGCgtgttaaattttaaaagacaagacGCTATTAAGCCTGATGTATGGCTGTTAAAAAGTGATGCCAACCCTGTTTACCACAAACGCACCCACCTAGCCAAAGAGACATCTTCCTCCAAGTGCCAGAACTGTGGCATACCCTGTGGCGCTTCTGTTTGCCAGAAGTGTGACAACCTGTTCGGCTCGAGGCAGGAGTACCCAGCAGTGAAACAGAGCTCCTACTCCATCAAAGCACTCCCAGGCGATGGCTTGTCTCCTGCCTCGGCTCTGAGGGAGAAATCTCAGTACACATCACAGACTCAGAGTCAAGACAGAGCTGCTCAGTTCGGTTCCAAGCCCAAGCCTTCGGGCACCTCGCGCTGCGGCTTCTGCAACCGCTCGGGAGCCGCCAACACGTGCACGTTCTGCTCCAAGGTCTCGTGTGACACCTGCCTCAACGCCTACTACTACGACCCGTGCTGCAGGAAGAGCGACCTGCACAGGTTCCTGCCTAACAACCAGCTAAACTACAAATCATCCCAGCTGTCCCACGTGGTTTACAGATAG